The following proteins are co-located in the Spea bombifrons isolate aSpeBom1 chromosome 3, aSpeBom1.2.pri, whole genome shotgun sequence genome:
- the DNAJC27 gene encoding dnaJ homolog subfamily C member 27, which produces METNLQKRKESRKALRIKVISMGNAEVGKSCVIKRYCEKRFVPKYQTTIGIDYGVTKVQIREREIKVNIFDMAGHPFFYEVRNEFYKDTQGVVLVYDVCLRDSFDSLDAWLAEMKQELGPQGNMENIVFVVCANKIDCTKHRCVDESEGRLWAESRGFIYFETSAQSGEGINEMFQSFYSAIVDMCENGGKRPTSSINIGFTKEQADTIRRIRNSKDSWDMLGVKPGATRDEVNKAYRKLAVLLHPDKCVAPGSEDAFKAVVNARTALLKNIK; this is translated from the exons atggaaaccaacctGCAGAAGAGGAAGGAAAGCCGGAAGGCCCTGCGGATTAAAGTGATCAGCATGGGCAACGCCGAGGTTGGCAAG agTTGCGTCATAAAACGTTACTGTGAGAAACGATTTGTCCCGAAATATCAAACGACTATCGGGATAGATTACGGGGTAACAAA GGTCCAGATCAGGGAGCGGGAGATTAAAGTTAATATATTTGACATGGCAGGGCACCCGTTTTTCTATGAG GTTCGCAACGAGTTTTACAAGGACACTCAGGGGGTGGTCCTGGTCTACGACGTTTGCCTCCGGGACTCCTTCGACTCTCTGGATGCCTGGCTGGCCGAGATGAAGCAGGAGCTCGGTCCTCAGGGCAACATGGAGAACATTGTATTTGTTGTGTGTGCTAACAAG ATCGACTGCACGAAGCATCGCTGCGTGGACGAAAGCGAGGGCCGCCTCTGGGCCGAGAGCAGGGGCTTTATATATTTTGAGACGTCGGCACAGAGCGGGGAAGGAATCAATGAAATGTTCCAG TCTTTTTACTCTGCCATCGTAGACATGTGTGAAAACGGCGGCAAGCGCCCCACGTCCTCCATCAACATCGGATTCACCAAGGAGCAAGCCGACACGATCCGCAGAATCCGCAACAGCAAAGACAGCTGGGACATGCTGGGGGTGAAGCCCGGGGCCACCAG agATGAAGTAAATAAAGCGTACCGGAAGTTGGCGGTCCTCCTTCACCCGGACAAGTGCGTGGCTCCCGGCAGCGAGGACGCCTTTAAAGCCGTGGTGAACGCTCGCACGGCCCTGCTGAAGAACATTAAATAG